The following are from one region of the Anomaloglossus baeobatrachus isolate aAnoBae1 chromosome 1, aAnoBae1.hap1, whole genome shotgun sequence genome:
- the ROPN1L gene encoding ropporin-1-like protein → MPLPEPMFCPQQIAVPPELPELLKQFTKAAIRTQPADTLQWSAAYFRSLSRGEPLPVKDRVEMPVATQRTDSGLSPGLLRVLHRQLGGRALVPAEELEQRWRAVCLPQAQLLAILALDDPGREVEWMKFLALACSSLGGSITTALKFACEILSEDPEGGAARIPYQTFVFLYKYLAQVDGDIADSTIGEALSALQAEAGKQGGMVQPRNFLSPQCPPLS, encoded by the coding sequence ATGCCTCTCCCGGAGCCCATGTTCTGCCCGCAGCAGATCGCCGTCCCTCCCGAGCTCCCGGAGCTGCTGAAGCAGTTCACCAAGGCGGCGATCCGGACGCAGCCGGCGGACACGCTGCAGTGGTCGGCCGCTTACTTCCGCAGCTTGTCCCGCGGAGAGCCGCTGCCGGTGAAGGACCGGGTGGAGATGCCGGTGGCCACGCAGAGGACGGACAGCGGGCTGAGCCCGGGGCTGCTGCGGGTGCTGCACAGACAGCTGGGCGGCCGGGCGCTGGTGCCGGCGGAGGAGCTGGAGCAGCGCTGGCGGGCCGTGTGCTTGCCCCAGGCCCAGCTGCTGGCCATCCTGGCTCTGGACGATCCTGGCCGGGAGGTGGAGTGGATGAAGTTCCTGGCTCTGGCCTGCAGCTCTCTGGGGGGCAGCATCACCACCGCCCTGAAGTTTGCCTGTGAGATCCTGAGTGAGGACCCTGAGGGGGGCGCCGCCCGCATCCCATATCAGACCTTCGTGTTCCTCTACAAATACCTGGCCCAGGTGGATGGCGACATCGCAGACAGCACCATAGGAGAGGCGCTGAGCGCCCTGCAGGCCGAGGCGGGCAAACAAGGCGGCATGGTCCAGCCCCGCAACTTCCTCAGCCCCCAGTGCCCACCGCTGTCCTAG